Within Actinoplanes sp. L3-i22, the genomic segment GCAGGGAACGCATCCGGGCCGAGCGGATGGCCGGGGACCGCCGTAGCCGGGTGCCGAAGTTCTTCGAACCGGACCCGGCGCCGCCGGTCCGCAAGGTGCCCGTGCTCACCCCGCCCGGCGCGGCCTGGCGCCCGGTCGCAGGCGGCGCCGGGATCGCGCTGCTCGGACTCTGGATCCTGCTGGCCGCGCTGGCCGAGGTGAGCGTGCTCGCCGTCCTGCTGGTCCCGGTGCTGCTCGGGGCCGGCGGCTGGTACGCCGGCCGGCACCTGATGGAACGCGTCTACCTGCGCAGCCGCCGCGACGCCCAGGAGGCCGAACTGACCCGGGGCGAACGGCCCGCGATCGTGCGGCCCGGCAACTCCGCGCCCGAGGAGGGCTTCACCGACGCGGTCACCGCGATGATCGACGCGGCCTTCGCCCAGCGGCAGCCCGCCGACCAGAGCCGGGAGGCGTACTGGCGGGAGACCTGGGGACTGCGGTCGGCCCTCTACGGCGACCTGGTCGACCTCTACGCCTACGCCGGGGTGCCGGCCGCCGCGATCAACTGGCTGGTCAACCACCACGCCGACGACATCGCCCGGCGCTGGAAGGCCGGCGGCCTCGACGAGTTCCGCCGCGACCGGGCCACCGCACCCGTCGCGCCGCCCGCCTTCCTCGGCGGCCTCGCGGCGCTCGCGGCGGCCGCCGTGCTGTCCGTGCTGACCCTGCTGACGCTGGAGAACGGCAGCCAGTTCTTCTCGCTCGTGGTCGCCGTCGGCATGCTGTACGCCGCCGCCCGGGTCGCCCGCGGCGGCGCCATGGTGCTGTACGGCGAACGCCGCCGGGTCGTCCTCGACACCGCCGAGTTCGACCGCCGGTGGGACACCGAGCGGGCCGCCCACCAGCGGCGGGTCGCCTGGCTCGCGGACCGGCCGAGCGACGTCGAGATGGGGCAGTGGCTGGCGCTCGACCTCGCGTACTTCAAACGGGGGGTGATGATCGACGGGCGCCTCACCAGCCACGAGGTGTTCACGCACGTGATCCTGACCGAGGCGGCGCCGGGCAGCGTCCGGGCCCGGTTCGTCGGCGGGCCGTTCCGGCACTCGGCGTACACGGTGCTGCTCTTCCTGCTGACCGCCGGTGGGGTCCGCAAGGTGCAGGCCCGCCTGGAGTTCGCCGCCGGCAAGTTCGTCGGCGAGCAGCGCGACAACTTCCAGTACCGGGCGATCGTCTCGGCCAAGGTGAAGGAGGTGGGCGTCCGGTTCGACGACGGCCAACCGCGGGTGCTCAGCGACGACGAGTCCGCGGTGCAGCGGGACAAGGTGGTGCGGCGGGAGGCGCTCGAGCTGGCCCTGGTGGACGGGTCGAAGATCCGGGTGCTGGTGGACCACTTCGCGCTGGAGACGATCGACGGGCGCCGGGAGTCCCCGGACGAGCTGGCCGGGCTGGCCCGGGACAGCTCGGGAGTGTCCGGCGCCCTCCGGGTCCTGGAAGCGGTGGCGGCCGAGGGGCGGGAGTGGATCGGGCTCGAACTCAACCGGATGTATCGCCGCTCGCCTCGCCGGCGGCCCTCGCTGCCCTCGTCGTCGCTGCCGCCCCCGCCCGTGTCGTTGCCGCCCTCGCAGCCCTCGCAGCCCTCGCAGCCCTCGCAGCCGCGGCCCTCGCAGCCCTCGCCGCCGCGGCCCTCGCAGCCCTCGCCGCCGCGGCCCTCGCAGCCCTCGCCGCCGCGGCCCTCGCGGCCCTCGCAGCCCTCGCAGCCCTCGCAGCCCTCGTGGCCCTCGCCGCCGCGGCCCTCGCAGCCCGCGCCGCCGCCGTCTTCGTCGCCGTTGCCGGCGCCGTTGCGGCCCTCGCCGCCTGCGTCGTCGCCGTTGCTGCCCTCGCCGCCGCCCTCGCCGTCATTTCCCGGGCAGAACCGGCATAACTCCACGCCGGGTGGCCACGCGACGGTCTACGGCACCGGTCAGGACCGCTGATTCACGGTCCGGCCGGTTCGCGTCTCAGGCCTGATCAACTCCGGGCTTGCGCAGGTATGGCGTCGTGGTGCCGAGCGCCTCGAACCCGAGCCGCTGCAGGATCGGGCGGCTCTGGTCCGACGCGTCGACCTGCAGATACTCGTACCCGTGGTCGGCCGCGATCCGGGCGCGATGGGTCACGAGCGCCCGGTAGATGCCCCGCCCGCGCCACTCGGCCACCGTGCCGCCGCCCCAGAGGCTGGCGAACGCGGTGCCCTCGTGCAGGTCCATCCGCGCCCCGGAGACCGGCACGTCACCGGCCATCGCCACGACGGCCCGGGTGCCCTCCGGGTCCTCGCGGAGCTTCGCCAGCACCTGGTCGCGCAGCGAGCCGCTCGAATGCCCGAACGCCGCCTCGGTGGCCCGGAACATCAGATCCACCCCGGCCTCGTCGGTCACCGGCACCAGCCGGATCCCGTCCGGCGTGGCGAAGTCCAGATCCAACTCACTGATCTGCGCGACCATCAGCGTCTCCGGCTCGTCCGGCACGAACCCGGCCTTGACCAGCCGCTCCCCGAGATCCGCCGGCCGATCATGGCTGTAGAGCTTCCACTCCACCTCGACCCCGAGCCCGCCGAAGTACCGAGCCTGCTCGGCGATCACCGCATCCGCAGTGTCCTCATCAAGATCCGACCACAGCACGGCGTTCCAGGCATCCGCCGCCCCCACATGCCGAACAACCCGCTCCCCACGCTCCATCCGCGTCGAGACGCCCCCGACCACAGCATCCCGCCGCATCTGCCGATCAAACAGCCCAACCACGTCACCAAGATTCACGCGCTCACCCAACACCCCCACCCCACCCCAGCAAAGCCATTTTTCTCCCCAAGACCCCCAACCAACCTCTCCAACCATCGCCCTGCAGCCCTGCAGCCCTGCAGCCCTGCAGCCCGTCGGCCCGTCGGCTCTTGGCCGCGCTGCCGCCCGGCCGCTCGGCCCGTCGGCCCCTTGGCCGCTCTGTCGCTCGGCTACTCTGCCGCTGGGCAGATCGGCGGTGGAGACTTTCCGTCTACACCAGCAGGTCAGGTGTTTGAAATCTTCAACGGCGCCGCCTATCCCGGGACGTCCATGCGCTGGGTTCCGATCACCGAGAGGAGGCGGAGGGCCTGCTCGGAAGGGGAACCGGGGACGGCGGTGTAGATGATCAGGCGCTGGTCCTGGGCGGTGATGTCGAGGACGTCGCAGTTCACCGTGACCGGGCCGACCAGTGGGTGCTGGAACGTCTTGACCAGGGTGGGGTCCTCCGCGACGTCGTGGGAGGACCACAGCTCACGGAACTCGGGGCTGCCGGCGGACAGGTCGCTGATCAGTGCGGCCAGCTCGGGATCGTCGGGATAACGGGCGGCTGCCGCCCGCAGGCGACGGGCCGAGGAACGGGCGTAGGCGGGGGCGTCGGAAACGCCGTACAGTCGCCGGCCTTTGGGGTTTGGGCCTAGGAAGACCCGGCGGACCAGGTTGCGGTCGCGGCGGGGGATGGCGGAGAAGTCCTCCAGGAGGGCGGCGGCCAGATCGTTCCAGGCGAGCACCTCGAAGGTGGCGGAGATGACCGTGGCGGCCGCGTGGGGGAGGCGGCTGATCAGGTCGAGGATGCTCTGGCGGACCTCGCGGGACGGGCCGGCCGGGGGCAGCGGCGGCTCGCCGGCGAGGTGGTGCAGGTGGACGCGCTCGGCGTCGGTCAGGCGCAGGGCCCGGGCCAGGCCGGAGAGCACCTCGCGGGACGGGCGCGGGCCTCGGGCCTGCTCCAGGCGGGCGTAATACTCCGTGGAGATGTGGGCCAGCTGGGCTGCCTCCTCACGGCGCAGGCCAGGGGTGCGGCGGCGCGAACCGGCGGGCAGGCCGGCGTCGGCCGGGCTGATGCGCTCACGCCGGCTTCTCAGGAAGTCGGCCAGTTCCCGTCGATCCATGCCTCGATTCTGCTCGCCTCGCGAGGTCTTAAACAGGGAGCGACGCTCCCTGGCAACGGCGCTCGGGGCGGGGCAACCTTGCCGGCATGACCGATCTGCTCAGCGACAAAGTTGCTTTCATCAGTGGCGCCGGGCGGGGCATCGGGGCCGCCGCGGCCCGGCTGTTCGCCCGCGAGGGGGCCCGGGTGGTGCTGACCGCGCGCACCGAGGCCCAGCTCAAAGCCGTTACCGAGGAGATCCGCTCGGCCGGCGGGACAGCTGACTACATAACCTGCGACCTCGCCGACCCCGAGTCGATCAAGGCGGCCGTGGCGCATGCGGTCGATCGGTTCGGGCGGCTCGACGTGGCGTTCAACAACGGCGCGACGATCACGCCGCCCGGGCCGATCGACCAGGTCGGTGAGGAGGATTTCGACCGGCTCTACACGGTCAATCTGAAGAGCGTCTGGCTGGCGATGAACGCACAGGTCGCGGCGATCCGGGCGACGGCCGGCCGGGGCGCGATCGTGAACAACTCCAGCGTCGGGAGCTTGGCGGGCAATCCGGCGCTGCCGGCGTACGGGGCGATGAAGCGCGCGGTGAACAGCCTCACCGAGTCGGCGGCGATCACGTTCGGGCCGGAGGGCATCCGGGTCAACGCGGTGGCACCGGGCAACACCCGGACCGAAATGATCGAGACGTGGGAGTCGGAGTCGCCGGGCCTGACCGCCCGCCTGATCGCGGCGACCCCGCTCGGCCGGCAGGCCGAGCCGGAGGAGATCGCGCAGGCGGTGGCTTGGCTGCTCAGCGACCACGCGTCGTTCGTGACCGGCACGGTCCTGCGCGTGGACGGCGGCGCGCGGGCATGACCGGTCAGCAGCGGTATTGGAGGTGCGGCGAAGGAGGCTGACGAGGACGGGCATGATGCGAGCCCGGTCGCGCTGCGGCGGTGCTCGGGCGGGTGCGGCGTGATGCTCGGCTGGAGCGGCGGGGCTTGGGCGCGGCTGGGGCCGGGGCTGTGTGGCTGGGGTTGAGGCTGTGTTGCTGGGTGGTGCCCGGTATGGCCGGAAAACTCGGTCGTGGGGGCTGGTGTGAGCGTAGCGTCGCGTTGTGAGGTGGGATGGCCTGTTCGGGAGGCGGGCCGCCGGTGAGGAGTGGGCCCGGCCGGTCTCGCGTCGTTCGTTGCTCGTGCTGCTGCTCGTCGCGGCGCTCGGGGTCTCCGGGACGTTGCTTGCCGCCACCGCGCTGCGTCGCGGTGAGCACCGGTTCGGCGAGCGCGCCGCGGACCAGCAGGCGGCCTCCGCGGCGCAGGCGATCTCCGACGGCGTCCGGCGGTACAGCGACTACCTGACCGGCCTCGCCGCCGCGGTCGGCGCCCAGCAGCAGCTGGAGGCGGCCGAGTTCGAGGCGATCACCGCGCCTGTCGGGCGGCGGATGCTGGCCGGGGTCGCCGGTGTCGCCTACGTCGTGCCGGTCACCACCGCCGAGATCCCGCGCGTCCAGCAGTACTGGCGGGACCGGGGCGCGCACGGCCTGACCCTGCGCTCCGCGCCGGCCTCGGACACCCACCACCTGTTCATCATCCTGGGCCGGTCACCGGAGACCATCCCGACGCCGCTCGGCGTGGACCTGTCGACGGTGAGCGCGGCCCGCGCGGCCATGCGCACGTCGGAGGCCGCCCGCGAGGTCGTCATCAGCGCCGCCTACCAGCTGCGCAAGGACCTGGTGCTGCCGCCGGCCGACCGCCGGGCCGGGTTCGTGCTGGCGGTTCCCGTGCACGCGACCGCGCCGTCCGCGGACGCCGGGCATCTCCGGGGCTGGCTGCTGCTCGGCATGCGCGGCGGGGAGTTCCTGGCCGGCGCGGTCGGTCACGTCGCCGGCCGGGCCGCGTCGGTCGGGCTGTCCGACGACGGGCAGCCGATCGCGCGGTGGCGCCCGGACGTACCGGCCGATCCGCGGCTGGCCGTGCGGACGCTGCCGATCGTGGTACCCGGCCGGACCTGGCAGTTGACCGTCCGCCCGACCGTCCAGCTGATCGATCGTCGGGGCGCCCGGGCCAGCCTGGTCGCGCTGGCCGTCGGCGCCGTCTTCACGTTGCTGCTCACCGCGCTGACCGCGTCGATCGCCACCTCCCGGGACCGGGCCCGCCGCCGGGTCGAGGTCGCGACCGCGGCGCTGCACGCGGACATCCGGCACCGGGAGGCGGTTGAGCAGCAGCTGCGCCGCCGGGAGGCGGAGCTGGTCGGTTTCGCCGGGGTGATCGCGCACGACCTGCGCAATCCGCTGGCCCGGATCGCCGGCTACACCGATTTCCTGCGCGAGGAGGCGACCCGCTACCTGGAGAGCGAGCACCGCGACTACCTGGAGCGGGTGTACACCTGCGGGCAGCAGATGACCGTGCTCATCGACGACCTGCTGGACTACGCGACCGCCGACAACCGGCCGCTGCGGGCCCGCCCGGTCGACCTGCACGCCCTGGTCGAGCAGGTGGCCCGGGATCGCGGGGAGGCGCCGCACGGCCGGACGGCGCTGGTCACGGTGGGTCCGCTGCCGTCCGTGGACGGCGATCCGACGTTGCTGCACCAGCTGTTCGACAACCTGATCGGGAACGCGATCAAGTACACCGCGCCGGACCGGACGCCGAAGGTGCGGGTCAGTGGCCGGCCGGAGGGCGACGACCGGTGGCGGATCGAGGTGTCCGACAACGGCATCGGCATTCCGGAGCGGCAGCGCGAGGCGGTCTTCGACGCGTTCACCCGGGCCGACGGCAGCGAGGGCTTTCCGGGTACCGGCCTGGGCCTGGCCATCGTCCACCGGATCGTCGAACGCCACCACGGCACGATCGGGGTGGACGCCGCCGCGGAGGGCGGCAGCTGCTTCTGGATCGTCCTGCCGGCCACCGGCGTGCGGCCGGCCCCGGCGGTGGCGGGTCACGGATCGGCTGTCACATAGACTCCGGTGAGCGCCCCGGCATCCGTAGAGTTGGCCCATGGGTATCGCCTTCGCCCCATCGGTCAGATCGCGTCTAGGGATCGAGTGGGAGATAGCCTGTGTCGATCGCCGCAGTGGTGAGCTCACCGCCGCGGCCCCGGAGCTCCTCGCCAAGCTCGGCGCCGCGGAAGGGTTTCCGCACGTCACGAACGAGCTGCTGACCAACACCGTGGAACTCGTCAGCGCGCCGCACCACCGGGCGCGGGACGCCGTCGCCGACCTCACCCACCTCGTCGAGCGGGTCGCCGCGGTCGCCGAGCCGATGGGCGTCGAGCTCATCTCGTCCGGCACGCACCCGTTCAGCCAGTGGTTCCGGCAGCAGGTGACGCCGGGCAAGCCACGCTACGACACCCTGATCGACCGGACCCAGTGGTGGGGCCGGCAGATGATGATCTGGGGTGTGCACGTGCACGTCGCGGTCGACGACCGGCGCAAGGTGCTGCCGATCATCGGCGGGCTGCTCACCTATCTGCCGCACTTCCAGGCGCTCAGCGCGTCGAGCCCGTTCTGGGCGGGGGAGCGGACCGGGTACGCCTCCAACCGCGCCCTGATGTTCCAGCAGCTCCCGACGGCCGGGCTGCCCCCGCAGCTGAGCGACTGGGCGGCGTACGAGGCACTGGTCGCCGACCTCACCCACACCGGCGTGATCGAGGAGCTGAACGAGCTGCGCTGGGACATCCGCCCGTCCCCGAAGTGGGGCACGATCGAGATCCGGACGTTCGACGGCATCTCCTCGGCCTGGGAGATCGGGGCGATCGCCGCCTTGACCCAGTGCCTGGTCGAGCACTTCTCCCGGGAGCTGGACGCCGGCCGGGAGGTGCCGCGGATGCAGCCGTGGTTCGTCCGGGAGAACAAGTGGCGGGCCGCCCGGTACGGCCTGGACGCGATCATCATCCGGAACACGGCCGGCGACGAACGCCTGGTCACCAAGGATCTGGAGGAGCTGCTGCCGCGGCTGGCGCCGGTCGCCGAGGCGCTGGACTGCGTGGCCGAGCTGGAGCGGCTGCGGGACATCGTCGACGGGGGTGCCAGCTATCAGCGCCAGCTGCGGGTGGCGTCGGCCAGTCAGGGCAGCCTGAAGGCCGTGGTCTCGGCCCTGGTGCGGGAACTGCGGGAGGGATGCTGATTCCGCCCGTACGGCAAACTGGTTTTGATCTTGGGGATAATGCCGAAGTGAACCAGGTGCGGGCGGTGGACGAGGTCGTCGGGTTCGCCGCCGACCTGATCGCGATCGACACCACCAACGCCAGCGACTCCGGCGGGCCGGGCACCGAGCGGCCCGCCGCCGAGTACGTGGCGGAGAAGCTGACCGAGGTCGGCTACGACGTCACCTACGTGGAGTCCGGCGCGCCCGGCCGCGGCAACGTGATCGCCCGCCTGCCCGGCGCCGATCCCGCCCGCGGCGCGCTGCTGGTGCACGGGCACCTGGACGTGGTGCCCGCCGACGCCGCGGAATGGTCGGTGCACCCGTTCGCCGGCGAGGTGCGCGACGGCTATGTGTGGGGTCGCGGCGCGGTCGACATGAAGGGCACGCTGGCGATGTCGCTGGCCGTCGCCCGGCAGCTCAAGCGGGACGCCGTGGTCCCGAACCGGGACCTGATCTTCGCCTATGTCGCGGACGAGGAGGCCGGCGGCTTCAACGGCGCCCGCTGGCTGGTCGACCACCGGCCGGAGCTGTTCGAGGGCGCGACCGAGGCGATCAGCGAGGTCGGCGGCTTCTCGGTGACCGTCGGTGACGGCGCCCGGGCCTACCTGGTGGAGACCGCCGAGAAGGGCGTCGCCTGGCTGCGGCTGACCGCACGCGGGACCGCCGGGCACGCCTCGCTGCTGCACACCGACAACGCGGTGGCGAAGCTGGCCGCCGCGATCACCCGGCTCGAGCAGCACGAGTTCCCGCTGGTGCTGACCGGGCCGGTCGCCGAGCTGCTGGAAGGGCTCGCCGAGATGACCGGGGTGCCGTTCGACCCGGACCGGCCGGAGGCGGCCGTGGCCCGGCTCGGGCACCTGGCCCGGCTGGTCGGGGCGACGCTGCGGGACACCGCGACGGTCACCATGTTCGAGGCCGGCTACAAGGGGAACGTGGTGCCGTCGACCGCCCGGGCGACCGTCGACGGGCGGATGCTGCCGGGGCGCGAGGCGGTGTTCGAGGCCTCGCTGGCCGAGATCCTCGGGCCGGGGATCGAGCGGGAGTACCTGCACATGCCGGGGGTGGCGACGACGTTCGACGGGTCGCTGGTCGACGCGATGGCGGCGGCGATCGGGGCGGAGGATCCGGGGGCGCGGCTGCTGCCGTACATGCTCTCGGCCAGCACCGACGCCAAGTCGTTCCAGCGGCTCGGGATCCGGCACTTCGGCTTCTCGCCGCTGCGGCTGCCGCCGGATCTGGACTTCACGTCGCTGTTCCACGGGGTCGACGAACGGGTCCCGGTGGACGGGCTGAAGTTCGGCGTGCGCGTGCTGGACCGGCTGCTGCGGGGTCCGATCTAATGTTAGCGTTCACACTCCGATAACCCCGGCCTGCTTGAGGTAGAAACATGACCATGACGGATGCGTTGCGCGAGGCGATCGAGCAGGGGCACACCGCCCTCGGGATCGAGCTGGGGTCCACCCGGATCAAGGCCGTGCTGATCGGCCCGGATCACGAGGCCATCGCCACCGGCGCGCACGACTGGGAGAACCAGTTCGTCGACCGCGTCTGGACGTATTCGCTCGACGCCGTCTGGTCCGGCCTGCGGGCCTGCTACGCCGCGCTCGCCGCCGACGTCCGCGAGCGCTACGGCGTCGAGCTGCGCACCACCGGCGGCCTCGGCGTCTCCGCGATGATGCACGGCTACCTGGCCTTCGACGGCGCGGGCGAGCTGCTCACCCCGTTCCGCACCTGGCGCAACACCAACACCGGCGACGCGTCCGAGCAGCTCAGCGAGATCTTCGACTACAACATCCCGCACCGCTGGAGCATCGCCCACCTCTACCAGGCGGTGCTCAACGGCGAGGAGCACATCCCGCATCTCGCCCATTTCACCACCCTCGCCGGGTACGTGCACTGGAAGCTCACCGGCCGTCAGGTCCTCGGCGTCGGCGACGCCAGCGGCATGTTCCCGATCGACGTCGCCACCGGCGGCTACGACACCCGCCTGCTCGCCCGGTTCGACGAGCTGGCCACCGGCCGCGGCCTGCCGCTGAAGCTCGAGGAGCTGCTCCCCGCGGTGCTCCCGGCCGGCGCCGAGGCCGGCACGCTCACCGAGGCCGGCGCCGCGCTGCTCGACCCGTCCGGCACGCTCCAGCCCGGCGTCGCGGTCTGCCCGCCCGAGGGCGACGCCGGCACCGGCATGGTCGCCACCAACTCGGTCGCCCGCCGCACCGGCAACGTCAGCGCCGGCACCAGCATCTTCGCCATGATCGTGCTGGACGGCCCGCTCAGCCGCATGCACCCCGAGGTCGACCTGGTCACCACTCCGGCCGGCGACCTGGTCGCGATGGTCCACTGCAACAACGGCGCCAGCGAATTGAACTCGTGGGCCGGCCTGTTCGCCTCCTTTGCGTCCGCGCTGGGGGTGACTGTCGATTCGAACACGATCTTCGAGACACTGTTCCGTTCCGCGCTGGACGGTGCCCCGGACGGCGGCGGCCTGATGGCTTTCAATTACCTTTCCGGCGAGCCGATCACCAAACTCCACGAGGGCCGCCCGCTGTTCCTGCGCGAGCCGGGCAGCACGCTCTCCCTCGCCACCTTCATGCGCGTCCAGCTCTATTCCGCGCTGGCCACGCTGCGCATCGGCATGGACGTCCTGCAGAAGGCCGAATCGGTCCAGCTCGACCGGATGTTCGCCCACGGCGGCCTGTTCAAGACCGCGGGCGTCGCCCAGAACCTGCTGGCCGCGGCGATCAACACCCCGGTCTCGGTGGGCAATCTGGCCGCCGAGGGCGGCGCCTGGGGGATCGCGATTCTGGCCGCTTTCCA encodes:
- a CDS encoding SDR family NAD(P)-dependent oxidoreductase gives rise to the protein MTDLLSDKVAFISGAGRGIGAAAARLFAREGARVVLTARTEAQLKAVTEEIRSAGGTADYITCDLADPESIKAAVAHAVDRFGRLDVAFNNGATITPPGPIDQVGEEDFDRLYTVNLKSVWLAMNAQVAAIRATAGRGAIVNNSSVGSLAGNPALPAYGAMKRAVNSLTESAAITFGPEGIRVNAVAPGNTRTEMIETWESESPGLTARLIAATPLGRQAEPEEIAQAVAWLLSDHASFVTGTVLRVDGGARA
- a CDS encoding ATP-binding protein → MRWDGLFGRRAAGEEWARPVSRRSLLVLLLVAALGVSGTLLAATALRRGEHRFGERAADQQAASAAQAISDGVRRYSDYLTGLAAAVGAQQQLEAAEFEAITAPVGRRMLAGVAGVAYVVPVTTAEIPRVQQYWRDRGAHGLTLRSAPASDTHHLFIILGRSPETIPTPLGVDLSTVSAARAAMRTSEAAREVVISAAYQLRKDLVLPPADRRAGFVLAVPVHATAPSADAGHLRGWLLLGMRGGEFLAGAVGHVAGRAASVGLSDDGQPIARWRPDVPADPRLAVRTLPIVVPGRTWQLTVRPTVQLIDRRGARASLVALAVGAVFTLLLTALTASIATSRDRARRRVEVATAALHADIRHREAVEQQLRRREAELVGFAGVIAHDLRNPLARIAGYTDFLREEATRYLESEHRDYLERVYTCGQQMTVLIDDLLDYATADNRPLRARPVDLHALVEQVARDRGEAPHGRTALVTVGPLPSVDGDPTLLHQLFDNLIGNAIKYTAPDRTPKVRVSGRPEGDDRWRIEVSDNGIGIPERQREAVFDAFTRADGSEGFPGTGLGLAIVHRIVERHHGTIGVDAAAEGGSCFWIVLPATGVRPAPAVAGHGSAVT
- a CDS encoding M20/M25/M40 family metallo-hydrolase produces the protein MNQVRAVDEVVGFAADLIAIDTTNASDSGGPGTERPAAEYVAEKLTEVGYDVTYVESGAPGRGNVIARLPGADPARGALLVHGHLDVVPADAAEWSVHPFAGEVRDGYVWGRGAVDMKGTLAMSLAVARQLKRDAVVPNRDLIFAYVADEEAGGFNGARWLVDHRPELFEGATEAISEVGGFSVTVGDGARAYLVETAEKGVAWLRLTARGTAGHASLLHTDNAVAKLAAAITRLEQHEFPLVLTGPVAELLEGLAEMTGVPFDPDRPEAAVARLGHLARLVGATLRDTATVTMFEAGYKGNVVPSTARATVDGRMLPGREAVFEASLAEILGPGIEREYLHMPGVATTFDGSLVDAMAAAIGAEDPGARLLPYMLSASTDAKSFQRLGIRHFGFSPLRLPPDLDFTSLFHGVDERVPVDGLKFGVRVLDRLLRGPI
- a CDS encoding glutamate--cysteine ligase, with translation MGIAFAPSVRSRLGIEWEIACVDRRSGELTAAAPELLAKLGAAEGFPHVTNELLTNTVELVSAPHHRARDAVADLTHLVERVAAVAEPMGVELISSGTHPFSQWFRQQVTPGKPRYDTLIDRTQWWGRQMMIWGVHVHVAVDDRRKVLPIIGGLLTYLPHFQALSASSPFWAGERTGYASNRALMFQQLPTAGLPPQLSDWAAYEALVADLTHTGVIEELNELRWDIRPSPKWGTIEIRTFDGISSAWEIGAIAALTQCLVEHFSRELDAGREVPRMQPWFVRENKWRAARYGLDAIIIRNTAGDERLVTKDLEELLPRLAPVAEALDCVAELERLRDIVDGGASYQRQLRVASASQGSLKAVVSALVRELREGC
- a CDS encoding xylulokinase; the encoded protein is MTMTDALREAIEQGHTALGIELGSTRIKAVLIGPDHEAIATGAHDWENQFVDRVWTYSLDAVWSGLRACYAALAADVRERYGVELRTTGGLGVSAMMHGYLAFDGAGELLTPFRTWRNTNTGDASEQLSEIFDYNIPHRWSIAHLYQAVLNGEEHIPHLAHFTTLAGYVHWKLTGRQVLGVGDASGMFPIDVATGGYDTRLLARFDELATGRGLPLKLEELLPAVLPAGAEAGTLTEAGAALLDPSGTLQPGVAVCPPEGDAGTGMVATNSVARRTGNVSAGTSIFAMIVLDGPLSRMHPEVDLVTTPAGDLVAMVHCNNGASELNSWAGLFASFASALGVTVDSNTIFETLFRSALDGAPDGGGLMAFNYLSGEPITKLHEGRPLFLREPGSTLSLATFMRVQLYSALATLRIGMDVLQKAESVQLDRMFAHGGLFKTAGVAQNLLAAAINTPVSVGNLAAEGGAWGIAILAAFQATKQPGQTLDNFLTTSVFANAELETAAPDPADVAGFDAFMRRYVAALPIEQAAVENS
- a CDS encoding GNAT family N-acetyltransferase, whose product is MRRDAVVGGVSTRMERGERVVRHVGAADAWNAVLWSDLDEDTADAVIAEQARYFGGLGVEVEWKLYSHDRPADLGERLVKAGFVPDEPETLMVAQISELDLDFATPDGIRLVPVTDEAGVDLMFRATEAAFGHSSGSLRDQVLAKLREDPEGTRAVVAMAGDVPVSGARMDLHEGTAFASLWGGGTVAEWRGRGIYRALVTHRARIAADHGYEYLQVDASDQSRPILQRLGFEALGTTTPYLRKPGVDQA
- a CDS encoding helix-turn-helix transcriptional regulator — encoded protein: MDRRELADFLRSRRERISPADAGLPAGSRRRTPGLRREEAAQLAHISTEYYARLEQARGPRPSREVLSGLARALRLTDAERVHLHHLAGEPPLPPAGPSREVRQSILDLISRLPHAAATVISATFEVLAWNDLAAALLEDFSAIPRRDRNLVRRVFLGPNPKGRRLYGVSDAPAYARSSARRLRAAAARYPDDPELAALISDLSAGSPEFRELWSSHDVAEDPTLVKTFQHPLVGPVTVNCDVLDITAQDQRLIIYTAVPGSPSEQALRLLSVIGTQRMDVPG